The following proteins come from a genomic window of Candidatus Schekmanbacteria bacterium RIFCSPLOWO2_02_FULL_38_14:
- a CDS encoding ferrous iron transport protein B codes for MEHKKAISKNGEEIPAIILVGNPNVGKSVIFGLLTGKYVTVSNYPGTTVEVTEGVLEIFLPKPGKNPSKIRLIDSPGVNSLMPRSEDERVTRDLLLTENPVGVIQVADSKNLKRSLLITFQLVEMGFPLTLVLNIYDEATDRGIEIDTKILSEILGIKVIPAIATERRGIPELKAGLNDFKKPSFNFTYNERIEEAVKQIGKFIPDISVSKRSLSLMLVAEDENLFEYLKKIKPNLATDLIRGIVDNTKSYFREPLNFVIFKEKQQKINEIFEKCVKVEGKKPKAWKEKASNLCMHPFWGFPILLMVLLLMYELVGIVGAGIVVNFLEGVIFGQYINPAVIKILNKAIPFGLINELLVGEYGLITVGIKYSVAIVFPIVGFFFIFFGILEDSGYLPRLTVMSNKIFKKIGLQGRAVLPMVLGLGCGAMAVLTTRILDTRRERIIATLLLALGIPCSAQLGVVLGMLGSMSSKALLIVIVTVLLQLLIVGYLAAKVLPGKSSDFLSEIPPLRVPKIYNILVKTYYRVKWFMKEAVPLFLLGTFVLFSFSKLGILKIVERGISPVVHGILGLPEKSAEAFIVGFLRRDYGVAGLFKLAEKGYLDLHQVTVAIAVMILFVPCLANFFVIIKEQGMKRAMLMTLFIFSYAILIGGLLNLFLQYVPLV; via the coding sequence ATGGAACACAAAAAAGCTATTTCAAAAAATGGTGAAGAGATACCAGCTATAATACTCGTTGGCAATCCGAATGTTGGCAAGAGCGTTATATTTGGACTTTTGACAGGAAAATATGTAACCGTATCCAATTATCCGGGTACAACGGTAGAAGTAACAGAAGGAGTTTTAGAGATATTTCTGCCAAAACCCGGGAAGAATCCATCCAAAATCAGACTAATTGACAGCCCCGGAGTAAATAGCCTGATGCCCCGTTCAGAAGATGAAAGAGTTACAAGGGACCTTCTTTTAACTGAAAATCCTGTTGGTGTAATTCAGGTGGCTGATTCAAAGAACCTGAAGAGGTCACTTTTAATTACTTTTCAGCTTGTTGAGATGGGGTTTCCATTAACATTAGTTTTAAATATCTATGATGAGGCAACAGATAGGGGAATAGAAATTGACACTAAAATACTTTCAGAGATTTTGGGAATAAAAGTAATTCCAGCAATTGCAACAGAAAGAAGGGGGATTCCTGAACTGAAGGCAGGGCTCAATGATTTCAAGAAACCATCTTTTAATTTTACATATAACGAACGCATAGAAGAAGCAGTTAAACAGATAGGCAAATTCATTCCTGATATATCAGTTTCAAAAAGGTCTTTGTCTCTTATGCTGGTGGCTGAAGATGAGAATCTTTTTGAATATCTTAAAAAGATAAAACCAAATTTGGCAACAGATTTAATCAGAGGGATTGTTGATAATACGAAATCATATTTCAGAGAGCCGTTAAACTTTGTAATTTTCAAGGAGAAACAACAGAAGATAAATGAGATATTTGAAAAATGCGTTAAAGTTGAGGGAAAGAAGCCAAAGGCATGGAAAGAAAAAGCCAGCAATTTATGTATGCATCCTTTCTGGGGATTTCCAATACTGTTGATGGTATTGCTTTTAATGTATGAACTTGTTGGAATAGTTGGCGCAGGTATTGTGGTTAATTTTCTCGAAGGGGTTATTTTCGGGCAATACATAAATCCAGCAGTAATAAAGATATTAAACAAAGCAATCCCTTTTGGGCTGATAAATGAGCTTCTTGTCGGAGAATACGGGCTGATAACTGTTGGGATTAAGTATTCTGTTGCAATCGTGTTTCCAATAGTTGGATTCTTTTTTATCTTTTTTGGAATTCTGGAAGATTCAGGCTATTTGCCAAGGCTTACAGTAATGTCAAATAAAATTTTTAAAAAAATAGGGCTTCAGGGAAGAGCAGTGCTTCCAATGGTTCTTGGGCTTGGCTGTGGTGCGATGGCTGTTCTTACAACAAGAATTCTTGATACAAGAAGAGAGAGGATAATTGCAACCCTTCTTTTAGCCCTTGGAATTCCCTGCTCTGCACAGCTTGGTGTAGTACTTGGGATGCTTGGAAGCATGTCATCAAAGGCACTGCTTATAGTTATTGTTACAGTTTTACTGCAACTTTTAATTGTAGGGTATCTGGCTGCAAAGGTACTTCCGGGGAAATCATCAGATTTTTTAAGCGAGATTCCTCCTCTGAGAGTTCCAAAGATTTATAATATTCTGGTAAAAACGTATTACAGGGTCAAGTGGTTTATGAAAGAGGCTGTTCCTCTTTTTTTGCTCGGAACTTTTGTACTTTTCTCTTTCAGCAAATTAGGAATTCTCAAGATAGTAGAGCGGGGAATAAGTCCTGTAGTCCATGGGATTTTAGGGCTTCCAGAAAAGTCTGCTGAGGCTTTTATTGTTGGATTCCTGCGCAGGGACTATGGGGTTGCAGGGCTTTTCAAGCTTGCTGAAAAGGGATATCTTGACCTTCATCAGGTAACAGTTGCAATTGCTGTGATGATACTTTTTGTTCCTTGTCTTGCAAATTTCTTTGTGATAATCAAAGAACAGGGTATGAAAAGAGCTATGCTTATGACTCTTTTTATTTTTTCTTATGCAATCCTGATAGGAGGGTTGCTCAATCTGTTCTTACAATATGTACCGCTTGTGTGA
- a CDS encoding molybdopterin-guanine dinucleotide biosynthesis protein B produces the protein MPPIISIVGKSDSGKTTLIEKLLPEILRRGYKVATVKHHSHNDFDIDVEGKDSWRHAKAGSAKAIISSPTKFAVIGKTQEETSLNEIRAKYCDGIDLVLTEGYKSQNYPKIEIFRKGMHKELLCKDDDALAAIVSDMKFDRNVPQFWLDDVKGIVDFIEDKFLKPSTNTEEVFLKIDGKEIPLKPFIQEFFKGTISGMLKGLKGTSNGKHVSLEIRFKDK, from the coding sequence TTGCCACCAATTATCTCAATAGTAGGAAAATCTGATTCAGGAAAAACTACATTAATAGAAAAACTCCTGCCGGAGATTTTAAGAAGGGGTTATAAAGTTGCAACTGTCAAGCACCATTCACACAATGATTTTGATATTGATGTGGAAGGAAAGGATAGCTGGCGCCACGCTAAAGCAGGCTCAGCAAAAGCAATAATCTCCTCGCCAACAAAGTTTGCAGTGATAGGTAAAACACAGGAAGAGACAAGCTTAAATGAAATCCGTGCAAAATATTGTGACGGAATAGATTTGGTCCTCACTGAAGGATACAAAAGTCAGAATTATCCTAAAATTGAAATTTTCAGAAAAGGAATGCACAAGGAACTTCTCTGCAAGGATGATGATGCGCTTGCCGCAATAGTTTCAGATATGAAGTTTGACAGGAATGTTCCTCAGTTCTGGCTTGATGACGTGAAAGGGATTGTAGATTTTATTGAAGATAAATTTTTAAAGCCAAGCACTAACACAGAGGAGGTTTTTTTAAAAATTGATGGCAAAGAAATTCCTCTAAAACCCTTTATTCAGGAGTTTTTCAAAGGGACTATCAGCGGAATGCTTAAAGGGCTTAAAGGAACCAGCAACGGAAAACATGTTAGCTTGGAAATAAGGTTTAAGGATAAGTAG